The stretch of DNA ACCTTCTATAGTCATTGTCAAAAAAGTTAGGAGTAGCATATTTTTTAGCTCTAAAAAGTGTAGGCATTCAATTTAGTTTAATCTCTATCGCTTATATATATGTCTCACCCAATAGGACTTATGCAGGGAGTATCCTGATGCGTGTAGATATATCCGTAGGGGCGAAGCATTCGCGCTTAAAATCTCTTGTATAGCAACATGGTTAGAAATTATTAATTACAGAAATTCTTACTGTGATTGCATTTTCATATCGATCTTCTTCCTTCTTCCTTCTTCTAACTACTGTACGCCAATGAGTTTATGAGTTTGTAAAGATAATCTGTAGCCCGGATTTTGCTGAAGCAATTGCAATATTATTGGAATTGCACGAAAGCGATCGCTCCATTCCGGCTGTAAAAAAACAGGGATATTCGGGTTAGAAACCAAGCCGTCTCTATAAAAATTAACTTCCTCACCCGTGCTAATAACTAACTTGATTTCATTCGCTCTACTCCAGAACTTTTCTTGCACAGGGTATTTAGGATTAACGTGCTCTTTTGGAGACAGAGTAATCCAAGTTTCTCCCGCAACTTCCTGCCAGTGAGAGCCTGATGTTTCAATACTTACCTGTTTACCAACTTCTAATAAGCTTTCAACTAGGAGAGGTAAATTTTTATGAATGAAGGGTTCTCCGCCACTAATTACAACTCTCGGAGACTTCAATTCTGTCAACAATTCTACAATTGAACGCTGTACATTAGGTAAGTCTTTGCCTCCCTCGCTATAACCAGTGTCACACCAAGGGCAATGAACAGGACAGCCTGCTAATCGGATAAAATCAACTAAAGTGCCACTCCAGTAACCCTCACCTTGGACGGTACTCTGAAAAGTTTCATGAATCGGTAATTTTATGTGTAAATTTGACTCTAGCATTTATTTCTTATAATTGTTAGTAGTTAGTGGTTAGTAGTTAGTTGTAGGACTTACAAAGGGTGGCCCAGAAACCGGGTTTTTTACGAAAATACTTAGTTCCAACGCACAGATTCCATAAAAATCGGTTTCTCTGCTCATAGCGCATAAGTCCTGAATTACCCAGTTACTAATTACCAATTACCAATTACCAACTACCAATTACCAATTACCAATTACCAATTACCAACTTTCATTCCTTATGATTCCGCTTCCATGAGTGGAGCCCAGCGACGTTTCAGTGCGAGAGTAAGTCCGTCTGCGATCGGTACAAGACTAAGAGTAACTCTGGGATCGTGGCGCAGCTTTTCATTGAAAGCACGAATGGCGAGAGTATCTTTATCTTGCACCTCGGAGTTAACAACCTGTCCTCCCCAGAGAACATTATCAATTGCTATTAAGCCGCCAGTGCGAATCAGTTGGAGCGATCGCTCGTAGTATGCGTCATAATTTTCTTTATCAGCGTCGATGAAGGCAAAATCAAAAGTTCCTCCCTGTCCAGCGGATAACAGCTTATCCAGGGTTTTGACGGCGGGCCCTAGTTGCAAAGAGATTTTGTTAGCTACTCCAGCGGCTTGCCAATAGCGACGCGCGATCGCAGTGTATTCCTCACTTATATCACAAGCAACTATCTGGCCGTTACCAGGAAGTGATAGAGCTACACTAAGTGAGCTATAGCCGGTGAAAACCCCGATTTCCAGAGTTTTCGTCGCCCCCATGAGTTGGACGAGCAGCCCCATAAACTGACCTTGTTCTGGCGATATCTGCATCATTGCTCTGGAATGCTTGGCCGTTTCTTCTCGGAGTGAGGCGAGAATATCCGGCTCCCGCAGAGAAACGGACAATAGATAATCATAAAGCGGGTTGTCGAGGCCGAGAGTCTGCTTTGACATCAGTCTGTCCTTGGTGCTGACTTGTGATTTCAGATTTTAGGTTAGCAACTAATTCAGAATTAGGATATTAAGGTTAATTTTGAGGAATAATGTTGAGTACGTTTATCTTGCAGGAGAGCGCGATCGCTTTTCAAGTCAATCGATCGTAGCGCAAGTCAATTGGCAGCTATGGCAGTAACATGATTAGGATATGATAATCACCATTATTTATAGCTATAACTATGGCAGTTCTGACTATAGAAATTCTCTATGATGACTCGTGGAATATTTTGCAAAACGAAGGTAACAAAGAGGAATTTATTGCTTTTATGTTCGATCGAAACTTGCCTATAGATGAAATTGAAGCAGCAAATATCCTCAACAGTTTAAACCTAAAAGCCTTAAAGCTTGCTCTTCCTAACCCCTCACTCTCTCCGCAACTATGAAACTTCTCTAAGTGTCACACTATATCTACTTACCTTAAAAAAAACAATCCACAATCAGAGCAACATACCCAGAGATACCCAAAATGTATAATTTTGCAGGTTTCAGCGTTGGATTTGGCATTCTAATATTGCTTATCTTCGCCATTCTTCAATGGCTACACATACCCGCAGGTAGCTTTCTAGATTGGGCAATTGCTGCGGCAACTTTTGAATGGTTACTGTTAATAGTTACAGTTCCCTGGAATATTCACTTTGAATCTAAAGAAGTTTTAGCAGAAGCTGCTCAATCAACGGAAAAAGGCATTCCAGTTGATGAAAAACAAATCAAATATGTGGGAATGCTAGCTCGTCGCTCCTTGTTTGCTGCGATCGCACTCCACCTCCTCTCTGCCATCGCACTTTATACTCTAGCTATTACAGGCATCAGTGTAGTTGGTTACATCAGTTCTGGCGCAGCTTTGCTATTAACTATTTTACGCCCAGCCATACGCGCCTATCAATATTTGGCAATGCGTTTAAGAATGATTCGCGGTCAATTTTTACATCCCCGCGAAGATATTGTCGAACTCCGCCATCGTTTTAACGAGATTGAACATACAGTTAAACGCCTCGAACAACAATTAAATCCCGATAATCCTACCTCTTGGGTAGCATCTCAACAGCTACAGTGGGAAGCAACGCGCACTGAATTAACTCGCTTAGCTGCTGGATTAGAAAACCAACGAGCGACAAATCAAGCAGAACATACTCAGCTAGCTAGGGAAGCGCAAAGTGCGATCGCTCAACTTAGCACTGATGGACAAGTTCTAGATCATGTCCGCGAAATTATTCGCTTCTTCAAAGAAGCTTAAATGCTGATAGGAATTATGCACAATTTACGTAACGCGGCTATTTGGGTGGTGAAAGAACCGCCAAGATAGCCGCGTTACAGGTTTTAATTTTTAATTTTTAATTTTTAATTTTTAATTTCTAGAAATATGCTATAACTTATTAATAAATCTTAATAATCCTTTACTAAATGTTGAGTTCCTCTTCTGGCAGAATCAAACTCAAAGATTTTTTGAAAGAAAAAATATTCTTTGGGAATGAGCCAACACCTGAACTTATTGCCCTATTACTCATCTACTTCGTCCAAGGCATCTTAGGACTAGCACGCCTAGCGGTTAGTTTCTTTCTCAAAGATCAACTCGGCATGAGTCCCGTTGAAGTATCGGCAATGCTGGGTGTAACCGCCTTACCTTGGGTGATCAAGCCCTTATTCGGCTTCATGTCCGACGGGCTGCCGATTTTCGGCTACCGCCGCCGCCCTTATATCATTTTATCAGGGCTGTTAGGCACATCGGCTTGGATCGCCTTAGCAACAATTGTTCACAGTCCTTGGGCAGCTACAGCAACGATCGCTTTTAGTTCTTTATCTGTAGCAGTCAGCGACGTAATCGCAGACTCCCTAGTTGTAGAAAGAGCAAGGAAAGAATCGGCTAAAGAGGCGGGTTCCTTACAATCCCTAAGTTCGGCAGCCACAGCCATTGGTGGGCTAATTACAGCCTACCTTAGTGGTTTCCTCCTCGAACGGTTTAGCAGCCAAACAATATTTTTAATCACTGCTTCCTTTCCCCTAATCGTCTCAGCCGCAGCATGGTTAATTATCGAAGAACGAGTAAGCGATCGCTTCAACTTCAACATAGTTAAACAGCAATTCACCCAACTGCGCCAAACTATCACCCAAAAATCTATCTGGTTGCCTACCGCCTTCATCTTCCTCTGGCAAGCCACCCCAAGTGCAGATTCAGCCCTCTTCTTCTTCACCACCAATGAATTAGGCTTTCAACCCGAATTTCTAGGTCGCCTGCACCTAGTTACAAGCTTTGCCTCCCTCGCAGGTGTCTGGCTGTTTCAACGCTTCTTCAGATCTATCCCATTTCGCGTCATGTTTGGCTGGTCGATCGTCCTCTCAACTACCCTGGGCATGACAACTTTGCTGCTAATTACTCACACTAACCGCAGTTTAGGCATAGACGATCGCTGGTTCAGCTTGGGAGACGGACTAATTTTAACAGTCATCGGAAAAATTGCATTCATGCCGATCCTAGTGCTCTGCGCTCGACTGTGCCCAAAGGGAGTAGAAGCTAGCTTATTTGCTCTACTAATATCAATAAGTAACGTCGGATTTCTCCTTTCCTACGAGTCTGGTGCATTGCTAATGCACTGGCTCGGAATTACCGAAACTAACTTTGATAAACTCTGGCTCTTAGCCACGATCGCCAACCTCTCAACCCTTCTGCCTTTACCATTTTTAGGCTGGCTACCCTCCACCAATCTCGATACAGAACCCGAAGAAGGATACCATTCTTCTATTCCTCTTTTACAACCAGAAATGGCTAGTTCTAAAATTGTAGGACAGCATTTTATGCCGGAATTTCTGCCAGATTTAGTACCAACAATTCAAGACAAATTTACGGCTGAAGATCCTAAATAATTAGTCAATCGCTCTGTGTTTATCTGTGGTAAAATCTAGCTACAATCTGCCGTAAAAAAATCAAAATCTCTACATTATGCAGAAACTAGAAATTCATCAACCCGTATCCTACGATCGCAAAGACTGGCAGCGCGGCTATGAATCCCAAACCCAGGAATATAACTACTGGATCGACGATGTAGAGGGTGAAATTCCCTCAGATTTGCAAGGAACTTTTTTCCGCAACGGCCCCGGTTTACTGGATATTAACGGGCAAAAAATTCACCATCCTTTTGATGGCGATGGCATGGTTTGCGCGATCGCCTTTGCCAATGGTCGCGCTCACTTTTGTAATAAGTTTGTCCGCACGGAAGGTTATCTCGCCGAACAAGAAGCAGGTAAAATCCTCTATCGTGGCGTTTTTGGAACTCAGAAACCGGGGGGATTGGCGACGAATATTTTTGACTTAAAAATCAAAAATATTGCTAACACTAACATTATTTACTGGGGCGGCAAACTTTTGGCACTATGGGAAGCAGCAGCACCCTACCGACTCGATCCCTATACTTTAGAAACTTTAGGATTAGAGTACCTGGACGGGATATTAAAGCCTGATGAACCGTTTTCAGCTCATCCTAGAATTGAAAGCAGAGGCGGAAAAGGTAAGAGATTGGTCAACTTTTCTGTCAAGCCTGGACTATCTAGTACCATTACTATTTATGAACTAGATGCTGATGGGAAACTCTTACATCGCCACAGTCATGTAATCCCAGGTTTTGCGTTTTTGCATGATATGGCAATTACGCCTAATTATTGCATCTTCTTCCAAAATCCTGTAGCGTTTAATCCTTTGCCTTTCGCTTTGGGATTAAAAGGTGCGGCGGAGTGCATTAAATTCGATCCGAAGCGCCGAACACAAGTAATTTTAATTCCCCGCAACCCAAATCAAGGGGAAATAAAATTCTTAGAAGCTGAGACTTGTTTTGCCTTTCACCACGCTAATGCTTGGGAAGAAGCAGGGGAAATCTTTGTTGATTCTGTTTGCTATGAATCTTTCCCAGATGTGGAACCGGGAAAAGATTTTCGGGAAGTCAATTTTGATAGCATTCCGGCGGGAGAGTTGTGGCGTTTTCGGCTGAATTTACAAGAGGAAACAGTTCAACATGAAGTAATTGAGCGCCGATGTTGCGAGTTTCCAGTTTTGCATCCCGATCGTGTTGGTCAGTCTTATCGATATCTTTATATAGGAGGTGCTGAGGCTGAATCTGGGAATGCTCCTTTGCAGGTAATTTTAAAGATTGATTTGACTAAGAATGAGCGTCAAATTTGGAGTGCTGCACCGAGAGGTTTTGTGGGAGAACCTGTTTTTGTGCCTCGCAATTCTTTTGAGAGTGAGGATGATGGATGGTTGCTAATATTAATGTATGATGCGGCTAATCATCGGTCTGATGTGGTAATTTTGGATGCTCTTGATATTACTAAGGGGCCTGTGGCGAGGTTGCATTTGAAGCATCATGTTCCCTATGGTTTGCATGGTAGTTTTACATCAATATAACTTACGCAAAACTATCCGTAACGCCGCCATCCTGGCGGTATTCTTACCGCCAGGATGGCGGCGTTACTTAACGTGCGTAATTCCCGATCGAATATCTAATACCCCGGCAATTATTGATAATGCAACAATCGGTGCTGTCACCGCTCTCAGAATTCTACTCCCCAAAGACACAGGTTGAAAACTAAACTGGATCGCAGTTGTTACCTCCTTCTCCGTCCATCCCCCCTCTGGCCCTGTAGCGATTACAATCGATGGGTAATTAGTAATTTGTGATTGGTGATTGGTGATTGGTAATTGGTAATTGGTAATTGGTAATTGGGAATTGATAATTGGTGATTGGTGATTGGTGATTGGTGATTCTTCCTTTTCTATTTTATTATCTAATAAGCAATCTAATAAATGCCGTGAATCGCCGCGAGCAACACAAATATATTTATACTTTCGATCGCAATTTTCTACCCCAACAGCAAAGGAAACGGGCTCTAACATTACAGGTACAATTTGCCGTTCTGACTGCTCGGCCGCCTCAGCCGCAATCCGCTGCCACCGCTCAATCTTCTGAGAACTCGGCTTGAGTAAGGTGCGATCGCTAACTACAGGTATTATACAATATACCCCCAACTCTACCGCCTGCCTCACAACATCATCAAAGCCATTTCCCTTGGGCAAAGCCGCCATCAGGGTAACATCTACATTCAGCTCACTTTTAATAAAAACTTCCTCTTGTATAACGGCAACTGCATCTATTGCGGCCAACTCAGCCAGCCAGCAATGCCCCCGCCCGTCCATCGCCAAAAAGCGATCGCCCTCTCTCAACCGCAAAACTCGATACAAATAATGCTGCTGCTGTGCAGTCAGGATTATTTGTCGATCTTGGAGTTGAGAAGGAGCGATCGCTAATCGTTGTAATTGGGCCATGTGACGTTAGATTTTAGATATTCAATCCGAGATTTTATTCAATCTCAAATCTACAATCTAAAACCTACCATCGGCTCAGCCTTATTCCTTGATTTGTTTCAAGTAAGCCGAGATTGCCTCTGTAGCTAGCTGTGTTATCGGCTTACCCTGACGGGCTGCTTCATCTTTCAGCTCACTGTAGATTTCATCGCGAACGCTAATTCGACGACGGACTTTGGCAGCACCTGCGGGGCTTGTCTCATCCCCATTGTCGTTACTAGCAGTAACTTCTAATTCATTGATCTCAGTGGTCATCGAGGCAGCAGATGGGTAGTTGGTTACAAAATGACGGATATATTCCATCCCAACGCGATCGCAAAAATCTCCGAAACTCTCTCCTAAATTCCGTCCTTGTTTAAAACAAACAAAAATCGGCTCTAGAAAAGTTTCCAGGCCATTAAAAGGAACTTTCTCCTCAAAAGGTTTTGCTAGGCGCGTTTGGTCAGGAGAACCACCCAGCCAAACTTGATAGGCTTCAGGGGCACTCCCAACAAATCCCAATTCTGCCATATAAGGTCTCGCACATCCATTGGGGCAACCAGTCATCCGCACGACAAAATGCTCTTGCGGCATTCCCAATTTCTCTAAAACTGCCCGAATCCGGTCTAAAATTCCCGGTATTACCCGTTCTGATTCAGTAATCGCCAGCCCACAGGTCGGCATTGCCGGACAAGCCATTGAATAGCGCACTAAGGGGTCGATCGCAGTTTCCGATTTAATTCCGCAGCGATCGAGAATTCCTTGAATTTCTTGTTTGCTATCGGCTGAAATCTCGTAAATCA from Kamptonema formosum PCC 6407 encodes:
- a CDS encoding class I SAM-dependent methyltransferase codes for the protein MSKQTLGLDNPLYDYLLSVSLREPDILASLREETAKHSRAMMQISPEQGQFMGLLVQLMGATKTLEIGVFTGYSSLSVALSLPGNGQIVACDISEEYTAIARRYWQAAGVANKISLQLGPAVKTLDKLLSAGQGGTFDFAFIDADKENYDAYYERSLQLIRTGGLIAIDNVLWGGQVVNSEVQDKDTLAIRAFNEKLRHDPRVTLSLVPIADGLTLALKRRWAPLMEAES
- a CDS encoding 7-carboxy-7-deazaguanine synthase QueE, yielding MLESNLHIKLPIHETFQSTVQGEGYWSGTLVDFIRLAGCPVHCPWCDTGYSEGGKDLPNVQRSIVELLTELKSPRVVISGGEPFIHKNLPLLVESLLEVGKQVSIETSGSHWQEVAGETWITLSPKEHVNPKYPVQEKFWSRANEIKLVISTGEEVNFYRDGLVSNPNIPVFLQPEWSDRFRAIPIILQLLQQNPGYRLSLQTHKLIGVQ
- a CDS encoding carotenoid oxygenase family protein, which encodes MQKLEIHQPVSYDRKDWQRGYESQTQEYNYWIDDVEGEIPSDLQGTFFRNGPGLLDINGQKIHHPFDGDGMVCAIAFANGRAHFCNKFVRTEGYLAEQEAGKILYRGVFGTQKPGGLATNIFDLKIKNIANTNIIYWGGKLLALWEAAAPYRLDPYTLETLGLEYLDGILKPDEPFSAHPRIESRGGKGKRLVNFSVKPGLSSTITIYELDADGKLLHRHSHVIPGFAFLHDMAITPNYCIFFQNPVAFNPLPFALGLKGAAECIKFDPKRRTQVILIPRNPNQGEIKFLEAETCFAFHHANAWEEAGEIFVDSVCYESFPDVEPGKDFREVNFDSIPAGELWRFRLNLQEETVQHEVIERRCCEFPVLHPDRVGQSYRYLYIGGAEAESGNAPLQVILKIDLTKNERQIWSAAPRGFVGEPVFVPRNSFESEDDGWLLILMYDAANHRSDVVILDALDITKGPVARLHLKHHVPYGLHGSFTSI
- a CDS encoding folate/biopterin family MFS transporter yields the protein MLSSSSGRIKLKDFLKEKIFFGNEPTPELIALLLIYFVQGILGLARLAVSFFLKDQLGMSPVEVSAMLGVTALPWVIKPLFGFMSDGLPIFGYRRRPYIILSGLLGTSAWIALATIVHSPWAATATIAFSSLSVAVSDVIADSLVVERARKESAKEAGSLQSLSSAATAIGGLITAYLSGFLLERFSSQTIFLITASFPLIVSAAAWLIIEERVSDRFNFNIVKQQFTQLRQTITQKSIWLPTAFIFLWQATPSADSALFFFTTNELGFQPEFLGRLHLVTSFASLAGVWLFQRFFRSIPFRVMFGWSIVLSTTLGMTTLLLITHTNRSLGIDDRWFSLGDGLILTVIGKIAFMPILVLCARLCPKGVEASLFALLISISNVGFLLSYESGALLMHWLGITETNFDKLWLLATIANLSTLLPLPFLGWLPSTNLDTEPEEGYHSSIPLLQPEMASSKIVGQHFMPEFLPDLVPTIQDKFTAEDPK
- a CDS encoding 16S rRNA (uracil(1498)-N(3))-methyltransferase, which produces MAQLQRLAIAPSQLQDRQIILTAQQQHYLYRVLRLREGDRFLAMDGRGHCWLAELAAIDAVAVIQEEVFIKSELNVDVTLMAALPKGNGFDDVVRQAVELGVYCIIPVVSDRTLLKPSSQKIERWQRIAAEAAEQSERQIVPVMLEPVSFAVGVENCDRKYKYICVARGDSRHLLDCLLDNKIEKEESPITNHQSPIINSQLPITNYQLPITNHQSQITNYPSIVIATGPEGGWTEKEVTTAIQFSFQPVSLGSRILRAVTAPIVALSIIAGVLDIRSGITHVK